The Amycolatopsis jiangsuensis nucleotide sequence CGGTATGACTCCGAGCGCCGATGGATTCGCCATCTTCATGCCGACTCCCGGTGGCGTGAATGGTTTGCTCATCTTCCTGGGCAGTCCGGCTACCACAAGCGGTTAAAGGCATCAGAACCGTTGCTGCGCAAGACCATCCTGGCCCTTTCCCTGTGCTGTCCGTCCTGGTTTGACGACATGTGGATCACCGATGCCACCCCGGTGCCGTGCGGGATGTCCCGGGAAACCGTGAAGCGCTCCGACCTGGCCGGCCACGCCAGTTACGGCTACTGTGCGTCACACTCTCGGTGGTATTGGGGGCTCAAGCTTTACCTCGTCTGCGCCGGCGACGGCATGCCGATCATGTGGTGCCTGGCCAACCCGAAACTCGGCGAACGCGAGGTCTTGGCCGCCCTGCTCGAGCACAACCACCACCTCGTTCGTGACGGCCAGACCCTGTTGGCGGACAAGGGTTTCGCCGGCAAGGAATTCAAGAAGCTGACCGCGGCGATGGGGCTGGAGTTGCTGCGCCCGGACCGCAAGGACGAGACCTACCGCAACGGCAACCTCGGCGGTGTCCGTCAACGGATCGAGTCGGTCAACCAGACCCTCAAGGGCCAGCTCGACCTCGAAGCCCACGGCGGACGCACCCCCGCCGGAGTGTTCACCCGCGTCGCCCAACGCCTGCTGGCCATGGCCGCCGGCATCTGGCACAACTGGAACACCGGCCTGACCAGCAAACGATCACTCATCGCCTACGACCACTAACACTAACTTCACGGAATCAGCCGTCTAGCGCCACCGCGGTGCGCGCAACCGCGGACCCCCGGCGCGGCCCGGCGGAGGATGGACGACGATGTCCGGCATGAGTCCGGTCAGCCGCGCCCGCAAGAAGAGTTCCCAGCCCGCCAGCCCCAGTGTCAACGGCCTGTTCAAGGACGTGCTGCGGGACTTCTCCGCAGTCGCCGCGGAACCCGGCCCGTTCGACGTCGAACTCCTCGCCTCCGAGGTGATCGGGCAGTGGGCGGAGGCCGACCCCGAGGACCGGCTCGGGCTGGAGCTGATCGCGTTCGCGCAGCGCAAGATCACCCCGGGGGCGGCCGCGCTGCTCGCCGCGCTGAAGGTGCTCGCCGAGACCGGTGAGGAGCGCGCCGCGGCTGCCGAAGCTCTCGCCGTCGTGCTCGGCCGCGGGATTCCGGAGCCGGAGTGGGCAGGCGAGATCGGCCAGGTCACTGTGGGCGAGTGCTGGCGCACCGGCGACGTCTACGGGGACGAATCGTCGTTGCTGTGCGTGTTTTCCCGCGGCGAGGCGACTCTGGGCCTGCTCGCGCTGCTCGACTTCACCGAGGGCGGCCGGGTGCGCGACCTCGTGGTGATCGAGGAGCCGCACGAGGTGCTGGCCGAAATGCGTGGCCAGGCCGAGGAGGACCGTGACCTGGTCGTCCTGGACAAGGTCGAACCGGCCGACGCGCACCGGCTGCTGGCCGAGGGCATCGCCGCGACGGACGCGCTGTCCGAACCGGAGGTCGGCGAGGACTACGCGCGCTTCCACGCCGTGGCGCTGACCTGGTGCCGCTGTCTGCCGGAACCGTCGGCCACCGAGGCGGTGGCCGCCTGGTCGCCGGTGCGGCGCACCGAGGCCGTCGACCGTTTCCTCGCCGAGTCGAACCTCAGCGATCCCGAATCCGGCCGGGAAATCGCGCGTCTGCTCGTGGAGCACGGCTGCCGCACCGAACCCGCGGACCCGCTGCGCGTGGGCCCCGAGAAGCTGGCGCGGTTCCTGGAGTCGCTGCTGGACGGCGAGACCGAACTGGAGGACGAGGACGCGGTCGCCCCCGTCGTACTGGCCTGGGCCGCGTGGGGCGCACGCCGCGCCGAGCTGTCGGACGCCGCGGCGGCCGCGCTGGTCGAGGACGTCACGGAGTACCTGGCCGAGTACCTGGCCGACGACGAGGACGACGAGGACTTCAGCGACTACCTCGACGGCACCGAATCCGCCGAGGAGGTCCTGGCGGTGGTGGCACGCCGCCGTTTCGCGGTCCCGGAGACCGCCGCGGTGATCGGCGACGAGGAACTGACCGACCTGGACCCCGGCGACCCGGAGCAACGCCGCCTGCTGGTGATCGGCGCCCACCCCGAGTACCACGAATCCCTGGCCGCGGAAGAGTTCGACGGCACCGACGGTCTGCGCCTGGCCCTGGAAACGTCCGTGGTGGACCACCTGTGGGACGACGAGCCGCCCGAGGTCTGGGAAGCCGCGCAACGGCTGACCGCCCGTGGCCTGGCCCGGGAAGCGGTGCTGGACCAGCTGGTGACGGTGCTGGAAAGCCAGCTCACCGAAACCGAGGAAGAGGACCGCCTGGACTACGACCTCGACGGCTACCGCGAGGCACTCCGGGAAGCCTGACCCTCCACTGTGGACTGTCCGTGAAGGTCCCTTTCACGGACAGTCTCAGGCCTGGGCGCGCGCGCCTTCGGTACGGCGATCCGCGCGGCCCGGATCTCCGCGACCAGCCGGGTCTTGCGGCGGTGCACGTTCACCAGCTCGGCGACGTACCCGGTGAACTCCTCCGCCGTCCCGGTGCGTTTGTGCAGGGTGCGCAGCTTCTTCAGGTGCTTGGCCGCCTCGCGGTAGGCCTGCGCGTCCTTCTGCTCGATGAGGTGCTCGACCTGGGTGCGGTACACCGGGATCACCTCGTCCGGGTGCGTTGCTTCGCGCGACGCGGCCAGCTCCAGCCGGGACGCGACCGAGCCGCCGAACCGCAGGCACGCCCGCCAGGCGTCGTCCGGACGCTCTTCGGCGAGCAGCGCGCGGACGAGTTCCTCGGCGTTTTCCGAGCTTTCCGCGGCACGTTCGCGCAGCCGGGCGACCGCCGAAACCCGTTGCGTGGTCCAGACTCCTGCCTCGATCGCTGCTTCCCGCAGCGCAGCGTACGTGCCGGACCCGGGCTGCTCGTCGAATTCCTTGCGCCGCAGGGTGACCGCCTCGTCCTTGGGCTCCGGCTTGTGCGGCGTGAGGGCCCTGGCCGCGTACGCGATGGCCTCACTGTGCCGGCCGGCCGCGCGCAGCACGCGCACGATCTTCAGGCTGACGTCCACCCGCGGCGGCTTGGCGGACAGGATCGCGACCAGCCCGTCGACGTCGCCCCGCACTTCGGCGACCTCCTCCTGCAGCCGCTGCGCGACCGTCAGCCGGTGCCCGGTGGGTGCCCCGGCGAGCACTTCGTCCACAGTGGACTTGACTCGTTCGGTGCCGGGTTCGCCGAGGGCGCCCGAGAAATCGGCCAGTTCGACCGGCCGCCCGTCGAAGGACACCTGCAGGAGCCAGTCGGCGAGCAGTTCCGGATCGGGTGGCCGGGCCGCGCACGCCCGCGCGTAGAGCCCGACCGCACGCTCGAACCGTTCCCCGAGGTCGCCGGAGGGATCCCCGTGCCGGTCGAGCATGCCGACCACGTCGTCGACCGCCCGCCGGGCCAGCGGCGCGAGGTCCGCCCGGCTGCCCGCGTCGAGCAGCCGGGCCACGGTGTCCAGGACCGCGCCGATCTTGGCCGCATAGTCCAGGTTCCCGTCGGCCACCGCGGTGTCCAGCAGCCGGTGCGCCTCACTCACCGCACCCGACTGGGTCGCCGCCCGCAGCTCGAGCGAATGCCGTAGCTCAGGGTCACGCCGGGCCTGCGCGTACAACAGGTCGGCGAGCGTCCCCACGTCCAAGCCGCGCAGGTAAGAAGACACATCGGGGGGACCGCTCACGCCTCCAGTCTGCCGTATCGATCCGGACGCGCGTGTGGGCCAACGGCGTAGTCTTTTCGGCGTCTTTTCGACCCGGTCACGCACCCGTGGTAACCAGACGCGGTGACCCTCGACGATCTGACCCGGCGCCTGCGCGAGTTCGCCGCCGCCCGCGACTGGGAGCCCTTCCACACCCCGAAGAACCTGACCATGGCCCTCTCCGGTGAG carries:
- a CDS encoding IS982 family transposase; amino-acid sequence: MKNDLNTLLTALYVLVDDHVVLPRTGRGRRPLLTDSELITLATAQVLLRYDSERRWIRHLHADSRWREWFAHLPGQSGYHKRLKASEPLLRKTILALSLCCPSWFDDMWITDATPVPCGMSRETVKRSDLAGHASYGYCASHSRWYWGLKLYLVCAGDGMPIMWCLANPKLGEREVLAALLEHNHHLVRDGQTLLADKGFAGKEFKKLTAAMGLELLRPDRKDETYRNGNLGGVRQRIESVNQTLKGQLDLEAHGGRTPAGVFTRVAQRLLAMAAGIWHNWNTGLTSKRSLIAYDH